In Odontesthes bonariensis isolate fOdoBon6 chromosome 22, fOdoBon6.hap1, whole genome shotgun sequence, one genomic interval encodes:
- the rln1 gene encoding prorelaxin H1, with translation MLWRVSLAVAVVCIGGICNCVRADVMSRLMVPRDYGVKLCGREFIRAVIFTCGGSRWKRSIDGDLDPLLWNSFGDVTAEDDEQTLNRGEELTDNRPPLPGAPSYSLADLLTLYRATSGRQQPSLRVPALMGESTDLGEQEGNRDVANWPVPSKKKRNFSLGVAGMCCSQGCTKNDIGRLC, from the exons ATGCTTTGGAGAGTGAGTCTTGCCGTGGCCGTGGTGTGCATCGGAGGCATATGCAACTGTGTGAGGGCAGACGTGATGAGCAGACTGATGGTACCCAGAGACTATGGAGTGAAACTGTGCGGGAGAGAGTTTATCAGAGCTGTCATCTTCACCTGTGGCGGCTCCCGGTGGAAACGGTCCATAGACGGGGACTTGG ACCCTCTCCTGTGGAATTCCTTCGGTGACGTTACAGCAGAAGACGACGAGCAAACCTTGAACCGCGGGGAAGAACTGACAGACAACCGCCCCCCTCTCCCTGGTGCCCCCTCGTACTCCCTGGCAGACCTCCTCACCCTTTACAGAGCCACCAGCGGCAGGCAGCAGCCGTCTCTGAGGGTCCCGGCCCTGATGGGGGAGTCCACAGATTTAGGCGAGCAAGAGGGGAACCGAGACGTGGCCAACTGGCCCGTACCGAGCAAGAAGAAGAGGAACTTTTCTCTGGGAGTGGCAGGGATGTGCTGTAGTCAGGGCTGCACCAAGAATGATATTGGACGCTTGTGCTGA